The Lewinellaceae bacterium DNA window CTGCCTGTCACCCGGTAGAACTCCTTACCCGTTACATCCATCACCCTCAGGGTGGCTGTCATACTCTCCGGCAGCCAGAAGCCGATCTTCGTCTCCCCGCTGAATGGGTTCGGCGTATTCTGATAGAGCTCAGGCGTCCTTATCCCTTCTCCCTTTACCTTTTGTCCGGGTGTCGCCAATCCAGTTCCCGACCCCGTCAACGGACTGCTGTCCTGGCAGGCATTTCCAGTGTTATCCTGTAGCAGCAACGTCGTAGTACAGAAGTCCTTGTTGCCGGCCTCATCGATGACCCAGATCTCCACTTCAATCTCCTGTGATCTTCCATCCGGGATATCG harbors:
- a CDS encoding T9SS type A sorting domain-containing protein codes for the protein SGEVEVWATDFDAGSYDNCTTADDLILSFTEDGETPSITFTCADIPDGRSQEIEVEIWVIDEAGNKDFCTTTLLLQDNTGNACQDSSPLTGSGTGLATPGQKVKGEGIRTPELYQNTPNPFSGETKIGFWLPESMTATLRVMDVTGKEFYRVTGSYSGGNHLITLEAGSIPEVKGVLFYQLETEKGVLNKRMVKVN